One Helicobacter ganmani genomic region harbors:
- a CDS encoding tyrosine-type recombinase/integrase, producing the protein MKNIYIRNNTIYIDYYKNGKRFRKSTGIKKTSKAIEFVEANILLFQDNIKEARAKYESLNDDSNVVSREQEPFTFKVVSENFLKEKRFLKERTKDFYSSVIKGALIFLKEFNLIFLSDFKRKHNVLFLEFLIKRGYSQKTIKLYFIIFKSFFKYAIDNDLIDKNPIFLPKMKQQTPKETINPFSLEEALNLIKNAQDDLKTYLILGFFCGARTGEILALTFKDINLQTREIIINKSLSDKGIIDSPKTLSSNRVIDMLDIVYNHLKTLKYQSLEQRIIVLPRYKIRSEFYALQKQLKLQRRRLYDTRHSFASIMLSKGEEPMWVGCKMMGHKDLTETYKTYAKYLPKPITHRATFLQDIEI; encoded by the coding sequence ATGAAAAATATTTACATTAGAAACAATACAATCTATATAGATTACTACAAAAATGGCAAACGCTTTCGCAAATCAACAGGGATTAAAAAAACTTCCAAAGCCATTGAATTTGTAGAAGCAAACATTTTGCTTTTCCAAGACAATATAAAAGAGGCTAGAGCTAAATATGAAAGCCTTAATGATGATTCAAATGTGGTTAGCAGAGAGCAAGAGCCTTTCACCTTTAAAGTAGTCTCTGAAAATTTTTTAAAAGAAAAAAGATTTTTAAAAGAAAGGACAAAAGATTTTTATAGTTCTGTGATTAAGGGTGCATTAATTTTTTTAAAGGAATTTAACCTTATTTTTTTGAGTGATTTTAAACGAAAACACAATGTATTATTTTTAGAATTTTTAATTAAAAGGGGTTATAGTCAAAAAACAATTAAACTCTATTTCATTATTTTTAAATCGTTTTTTAAATATGCTATAGATAATGATTTAATAGACAAAAACCCTATATTTCTTCCCAAAATGAAACAACAAACTCCAAAAGAGACGATTAATCCTTTTTCACTAGAGGAAGCTTTGAATCTCATTAAAAACGCACAAGATGATTTAAAGACTTATCTAATTTTAGGATTTTTTTGCGGAGCTAGGACAGGTGAGATTTTGGCTTTAACATTTAAAGATATTAACTTGCAAACAAGAGAGATTATTATTAATAAAAGTTTATCAGATAAAGGCATAATAGACAGCCCAAAAACTCTCTCAAGCAATCGCGTGATTGATATGCTAGACATAGTCTATAACCATTTAAAAACCTTAAAATATCAATCCCTAGAACAAAGAATTATCGTTTTACCACGCTATAAAATAAGAAGTGAGTTTTATGCTTTACAAAAACAGCTAAAACTTCAAAGGCGTCGGCTTTATGATACAAGGCATTCCTTTGCCTCTATTATGCTAAGTAAAGGGGAAGAGCCTATGTGGGTAGGGTGTAAGATGATGGGACACAAGGATTTAACAGAAACTTATAAAACCTATGCAAAATATCTCCCAAAACCCATAACACATAGGGCTACATTTTTGCAAGACATAGAAATATAA
- a CDS encoding type IV secretion system protein, which translates to MLKQSFVSLSLACMLLSQANASGIPTVDVAAIQQAVLNYNQMIKQYEQMLKDTMNFEKQMDDMGVNMNSVNEILGNTLGLVKDMQNLYDSIVSIPDDILGDVSKVQNACSFLESKSSYFKTKMNQINGIKNKVNRCSIAIANTTDISKSIEDLMKQADKIADFEEYQKVMQEIENVRVANEFLQQKQNEENANRILAFYDTYKEENANNVYSQSKHNSDLRELSKALTKPNNQKQAQALTNSLLLKILESNHRQYEMNLEFYKTMTAFKMQEHKSDIAEESYQKTYTKPTINEKFLNYQYQDSQFETDSLGFPIITLDLVK; encoded by the coding sequence ATGTTAAAACAAAGTTTTGTTTCTCTAAGTCTTGCTTGTATGCTTTTATCACAAGCAAATGCAAGTGGAATCCCGACCGTAGATGTTGCCGCAATCCAACAAGCAGTTCTAAATTACAACCAAATGATTAAGCAATATGAGCAAATGCTTAAAGATACAATGAATTTTGAAAAGCAAATGGACGATATGGGCGTAAATATGAATAGCGTGAATGAAATTTTAGGAAACACTCTAGGCTTAGTTAAAGATATGCAGAATCTCTACGATTCTATTGTTTCTATTCCTGATGATATTTTAGGTGATGTAAGTAAAGTGCAGAATGCTTGCAGTTTTTTAGAGAGCAAAAGTAGCTATTTTAAAACAAAAATGAACCAAATCAATGGAATTAAAAATAAGGTAAATCGTTGTTCTATTGCCATTGCCAATACTACGGATATTAGCAAAAGCATTGAGGATTTAATGAAACAAGCCGATAAGATTGCTGATTTTGAGGAGTATCAAAAGGTAATGCAAGAAATAGAAAATGTTAGAGTTGCAAATGAATTTTTACAACAAAAACAAAATGAGGAGAACGCCAATCGCATACTTGCCTTTTACGACACCTATAAAGAGGAGAATGCCAACAATGTGTATTCTCAAAGCAAACACAATTCCGATTTAAGAGAGTTATCTAAGGCTCTTACAAAGCCAAACAATCAAAAACAAGCCCAAGCACTAACCAATTCCTTGCTTTTAAAGATTTTAGAATCCAATCATAGACAATATGAGATGAATTTAGAATTTTATAAAACGATGACTGCCTTTAAAATGCAAGAACATAAAAGTGATATTGCAGAGGAAAGTTATCAAAAGACTTACACAAAGCCTACAATCAACGAGAAATTCCTAAATTATCAATACCAAGATTCACAATTTGAAACGGATTCTTTAGGATTCCCGATTATCACACTAGATTTAGTAAAATAA
- a CDS encoding TrbM/KikA/MpfK family conjugal transfer protein, protein MKTQFLTKATLSLALVGSLSILNAQSLSNGVKIQTLSGDTKLSCEALLCLASPIKPSECSPSLARYFGISAKKWKDTITKRKNFLKLCPVDNSDSQMVYYRDQVVANLDSECTIPALNKRVEKQVIRLEKVCAVVGDNGCATFKEINIYGFRVNPNLPRSCALLASSAYTDYRLKYTCNKQFYDEISWNRGYELKEVSQNIYLTLKESEREQGSKLIPISRSEFNKLPQEQRKITQNYNAFGNYISQYNKIVVVFYQKIPIKKDCWING, encoded by the coding sequence ATGAAAACACAATTTTTAACCAAAGCAACTCTAAGTCTTGCGCTTGTAGGAAGTTTAAGCATTTTAAATGCGCAAAGTCTTTCTAATGGTGTAAAGATTCAAACCTTAAGCGGAGATACAAAATTATCCTGTGAAGCCTTGCTGTGTCTTGCAAGCCCAATCAAACCTAGCGAATGCTCCCCCTCACTTGCAAGATACTTTGGAATCAGTGCAAAAAAATGGAAAGATACGATTACCAAGCGAAAGAATTTCTTAAAGCTTTGTCCTGTGGATAATAGCGATTCACAAATGGTTTATTATAGAGACCAAGTTGTTGCAAATTTAGATTCTGAATGCACGATTCCTGCTTTAAATAAAAGAGTAGAAAAACAAGTCATAAGATTAGAAAAGGTGTGTGCAGTTGTTGGCGATAATGGTTGTGCTACTTTCAAAGAAATTAATATTTATGGTTTTAGAGTAAATCCGAATCTACCTAGAAGTTGTGCCCTCCTTGCTTCCTCTGCTTATACTGATTATCGTTTGAAATATACTTGCAATAAGCAATTCTATGATGAAATAAGCTGGAATCGCGGTTATGAGTTAAAAGAAGTCTCACAAAATATCTATTTAACACTCAAAGAGAGTGAGAGAGAACAAGGAAGCAAGTTGATTCCTATTAGCCGAAGTGAATTTAACAAATTACCACAAGAACAACGCAAAATCACACAGAATTACAATGCTTTTGGAAATTATATTTCACAATATAACAAAATTGTCGTGGTTTTCTATCAAAAAATCCCCATTAAGAAAGATTGCTGGATAAATGGTTAA
- a CDS encoding toprim domain-containing protein, with translation MVKTNLVKLPLDEILLSNGWNIKKDKDSKNYRALENLETGDCVIISRRQNGDYLYFNPNDNQDRGNIYNFCKNRGIKFDYNALDIKNLQEKLATSTLKPLTKTQEDEKTQQILNVFKEFQELPFNNPLFSKRDLNPDLLQEIMGLKQDDFDNIVVPSYTLETLQATKKNFLKQKGYVSYLNRPIVRENPNTKEKKFIKQLCYGKKGLEILKTRETKDFKSVQTLIVSESSIDSLSFIELKKIEPKNMLLCATNGQITQEHKKVFEYLAKNTQEAEVYLCFDNDTKGKEFAKIAKEFFKEAKVQIPNFKDFNDDLKIAKAMNLDFSYTKEKVHHILKEWEKHSEFLNRSWDILKPEAKRAHILEINLKEIPLFIALKPKIENYLPTKSLEKSYENLEARIKKEREREAMEKRAMQSKIHL, from the coding sequence ATGGTTAAAACTAATCTTGTTAAATTGCCTCTTGATGAAATTTTATTAAGCAATGGTTGGAACATTAAAAAAGATAAGGATTCTAAAAATTACAGAGCTTTAGAAAACTTAGAAACGGGTGATTGCGTCATTATCTCAAGACGACAAAATGGTGATTATCTCTATTTTAATCCCAACGATAATCAAGACAGAGGCAATATTTACAATTTTTGCAAGAATCGCGGGATTAAATTTGATTACAATGCGCTAGATATTAAAAACTTGCAAGAAAAACTAGCAACTAGCACCCTTAAACCTCTTACCAAAACACAAGAGGACGAAAAAACACAGCAGATTCTCAATGTTTTTAAAGAGTTTCAAGAATTGCCTTTTAACAACCCTTTATTTTCTAAGAGAGATTTAAATCCCGATTTGCTTCAGGAGATTATGGGATTAAAGCAAGATGATTTTGACAATATTGTTGTGCCAAGCTACACTTTAGAGACATTACAAGCAACCAAAAAGAATTTTTTAAAACAAAAAGGCTATGTGAGCTATTTGAATCGCCCTATTGTGAGAGAGAATCCCAATACAAAAGAAAAGAAATTCATTAAGCAACTTTGTTATGGCAAAAAAGGCTTAGAAATTCTAAAAACAAGGGAGACTAAGGATTTTAAAAGTGTGCAAACGCTTATTGTTTCAGAATCCAGCATTGATTCTTTAAGTTTTATAGAATTAAAGAAAATAGAGCCTAAAAATATGCTTCTATGTGCAACCAATGGACAAATCACGCAAGAGCATAAAAAAGTCTTTGAATATCTAGCCAAAAACACGCAAGAAGCAGAAGTTTATCTTTGTTTTGATAATGATACAAAAGGCAAAGAGTTTGCAAAAATTGCAAAGGAATTTTTTAAAGAAGCAAAAGTGCAAATACCAAATTTTAAAGACTTTAACGATGATTTAAAGATTGCAAAGGCAATGAATCTTGATTTTTCTTACACAAAAGAGAAAGTGCATCATATTCTAAAAGAGTGGGAAAAACATAGTGAATTTTTAAATAGAAGCTGGGATATTTTAAAACCTGAAGCAAAAAGAGCGCATATCTTAGAGATAAATTTAAAAGAGATTCCACTTTTTATTGCCCTAAAGCCAAAAATTGAAAATTATCTCCCCACCAAAAGCCTAGAAAAGTCTTATGAAAACTTGGAAGCAAGAATCAAGAAAGAAAGGGAAAGAGAGGCAATGGAGAAAAGAGCAATGCAATCAAAAATACATCTTTAA
- a CDS encoding ASCH domain-containing protein — translation MKALLSIKPEFAEAIFNGKKKFEYRKVIFKKEVKYIQVYVTKPVGKIIGEFEIGEIVKDNPTKVWEKTRRHSGVKKSFYMQYFQDRQVAYAIKIKNINRYKEPLCPYNEYGNFTAPQSFKYIRS, via the coding sequence ATGAAAGCATTATTATCCATTAAGCCTGAATTTGCCGAAGCTATTTTCAATGGCAAGAAAAAATTTGAATATCGTAAAGTCATATTTAAAAAAGAGGTCAAATATATACAAGTTTATGTTACAAAGCCTGTGGGGAAAATCATTGGGGAATTTGAAATAGGAGAAATCGTAAAAGACAATCCTACAAAAGTTTGGGAAAAAACGAGGAGACACTCGGGCGTTAAAAAATCTTTTTATATGCAATATTTTCAAGATAGACAAGTGGCGTATGCGATAAAAATCAAGAATATCAACAGATACAAAGAGCCTTTATGCCCTTATAATGAATATGGCAATTTTACTGCCCCGCAATCTTTTAAGTATATAAGAAGTTAA
- a CDS encoding GNAT family N-acetyltransferase, producing the protein MANIQYESFSKVNLQDTFFDSLRQDYQGFDNWYNKKASQDEKAYILYEKDELVCFLYLKEENPIDNTGITPPLDSTKAWIKVGTFKVVPHRTKLGERLIKRMFDFAISKNIFNLYLTAFSKHKALINLLEQYGFKQWGNKGDELVLIKNIATTSKEIQQDICLDFPSINAKNVSKYILGIYPQYHTGMFSDSMLKNENFSILQDSSEANSIHKVYIAKIQGIESLKKGDLLIIYRTKDEKASNASYSSVATSLCVVEEYRHISSFTEEEFIKYCKPHNIFTKDELKQYYKSRKYPKIIKMTYNISFKKRVILDTLRGIVKRESEPYWGFVSLNDDEFQQILKAGEVNESIIIH; encoded by the coding sequence ATGGCAAATATCCAATACGAATCTTTTAGCAAGGTTAATTTGCAAGATACTTTTTTTGATTCCTTGAGGCAGGATTATCAAGGCTTTGATAATTGGTATAATAAAAAAGCTTCACAAGATGAAAAAGCCTATATTCTTTACGAAAAAGATGAGTTAGTTTGTTTTTTATATCTTAAAGAGGAAAATCCCATTGACAACACAGGCATCACACCGCCTTTGGATTCAACTAAAGCTTGGATAAAAGTTGGGACTTTTAAAGTTGTTCCACATAGGACAAAGCTTGGTGAGCGTCTCATTAAGAGAATGTTTGACTTTGCCATATCTAAAAATATTTTTAACCTCTATTTAACTGCTTTTTCAAAACACAAAGCATTAATCAACCTACTAGAGCAATATGGGTTTAAACAATGGGGCAATAAAGGTGATGAGCTCGTCTTGATAAAAAACATTGCAACAACTTCAAAAGAGATACAACAAGATATTTGTCTTGATTTCCCCTCAATCAATGCCAAAAATGTTAGTAAATATATTTTAGGTATTTATCCGCAGTATCATACAGGAATGTTTTCAGATTCAATGCTTAAGAATGAAAATTTTAGCATACTTCAAGATTCTTCGGAGGCTAATAGTATTCATAAAGTTTATATTGCAAAAATACAAGGAATTGAGAGTCTCAAAAAAGGCGATTTATTGATTATCTACCGCACAAAAGACGAAAAAGCTTCTAATGCTAGTTATTCCTCTGTTGCTACTTCTTTATGTGTAGTAGAAGAGTATAGGCATATTAGTAGTTTCACGGAGGAGGAGTTTATCAAATATTGTAAGCCTCACAATATTTTTACTAAAGATGAATTAAAACAATATTATAAAAGTAGGAAATATCCAAAAATTATCAAAATGACTTATAATATTTCCTTTAAAAAGAGAGTTATATTGGATACATTAAGGGGAATTGTCAAAAGAGAAAGTGAGCCTTATTGGGGATTTGTATCTCTAAATGATGATGAATTCCAACAAATTCTAAAGGCTGGAGAAGTGAATGAAAGCATTATTATCCATTAA